The proteins below are encoded in one region of Tsuneonella sp. CC-YZS046:
- a CDS encoding TIGR03620 family F420-dependent LLM class oxidoreductase, producing the protein MTGKLGKLGVWASLDLMTSAELAGFAQAVEQAGFSALWHPEAVGRNSLVSSSWLLANTTRLIVATGIANIYARDAQAMVAARNGLNEQSGGRFILGMGVSHAPLVDDLRGHDYGKPVATMRAYLEAMGKAVYELPKPSDKPLTLLAALGPKMLELSRDLADGAHPYNVTPEFTAEARAILGPNKLLCVEQMVAPAPDAETGRKLGRAILSIYIGLPNYRNTWLRQGFDELDFENGGSDRLIDAMVAWGDDEAIRDRVRAHWDAGADHVCIQLLGQHGTPDIAALERIAQGL; encoded by the coding sequence ATGACAGGAAAACTCGGCAAGCTGGGCGTTTGGGCCAGCCTCGACCTGATGACGTCGGCCGAGCTGGCCGGTTTCGCCCAAGCAGTTGAACAGGCTGGATTTTCCGCCCTGTGGCATCCCGAGGCCGTGGGCCGCAATTCGCTGGTTTCATCGAGCTGGCTGCTCGCCAACACCACGCGGCTGATCGTCGCCACCGGCATCGCCAATATCTACGCCCGCGATGCGCAGGCGATGGTGGCCGCGCGCAATGGCCTGAACGAGCAATCCGGCGGCCGGTTCATCCTCGGCATGGGGGTTTCCCACGCGCCGCTGGTGGATGATCTGCGCGGGCACGATTACGGCAAGCCGGTGGCCACCATGCGCGCCTATCTCGAAGCAATGGGCAAGGCGGTCTACGAATTGCCGAAACCCTCGGACAAGCCGCTCACCCTGCTGGCCGCCCTCGGGCCGAAAATGCTGGAGCTTTCGCGCGACCTGGCGGATGGCGCGCATCCCTACAATGTCACGCCGGAATTCACCGCCGAGGCGCGCGCCATTCTCGGGCCGAACAAGCTGCTTTGCGTGGAACAGATGGTCGCGCCCGCGCCGGATGCGGAAACCGGCCGCAAGCTCGGCCGGGCGATCCTGAGCATCTATATCGGCCTGCCGAATTACCGGAATACCTGGCTGCGGCAGGGCTTCGACGAATTGGATTTCGAGAATGGCGGGTCCGACCGGCTGATCGACGCCATGGTCGCCTGGGGCGATGACGAAGCGATACGGGATCGGGTGCGCGCCCATTGGGATGCCGGTGCCGACCATGTCTGCATCCAGCTGCTTGGCCAGCATGGCACGCCCGACATCGCCGCGCTGGAACGGATCGCGCAGGGCCTCTAA
- the ung gene encoding uracil-DNA glycosylase, translating into MAQDNLPPSWSPVLQPVLATQEARRLGGWLRAEEAAGKRIYPPRGQRLAALELTPLDKVKVVILGQDPYHGPGQAHGLSFSVPQGVPPPPSLVNIYKELKSDLGIGPPDHGDLSHWAKQGVLLLNNALTVEAGQAGSHQNRGWEAITDAAVAAVAARPEPSVFILWGSHAQAKAARIPELTDSDRHLVIRSPHPSPLSAHRGFFGSKPFSRANAFLEANGRGAIDW; encoded by the coding sequence ATGGCGCAGGACAATCTTCCTCCTTCGTGGAGCCCGGTGCTCCAACCCGTGCTGGCGACACAAGAAGCGCGCCGGCTGGGCGGCTGGCTGCGCGCCGAAGAAGCGGCGGGAAAGCGAATCTATCCGCCCCGGGGCCAGCGTCTGGCCGCGCTGGAGCTTACCCCGCTGGACAAGGTCAAGGTGGTGATCCTGGGGCAGGACCCCTATCACGGGCCGGGGCAGGCGCATGGCCTCTCATTTTCCGTGCCCCAGGGGGTGCCGCCGCCGCCGTCCCTCGTTAATATCTACAAGGAGCTGAAAAGCGATCTGGGAATCGGCCCCCCGGACCATGGCGATTTGTCGCATTGGGCGAAGCAGGGGGTGCTCCTGCTCAACAATGCGCTGACGGTGGAAGCGGGGCAGGCCGGATCGCACCAGAACCGGGGCTGGGAAGCCATTACCGATGCGGCGGTCGCTGCGGTCGCGGCGCGGCCGGAGCCGAGCGTGTTCATCCTGTGGGGCAGCCATGCGCAGGCCAAGGCCGCGCGAATCCCGGAGCTGACCGACAGCGACCGCCATCTGGTGATCCGTTCGCCGCATCCCAGCCCGCTTTCGGCCCATCGCGGCTTCTTCGGATCGAAACCTTTCAGCCGCGCCAATGCCTTCCTGGAAGCCAATGGCCGGGGCGCGATCGACTGGTGA